One part of the Rutidosis leptorrhynchoides isolate AG116_Rl617_1_P2 chromosome 1, CSIRO_AGI_Rlap_v1, whole genome shotgun sequence genome encodes these proteins:
- the LOC139858974 gene encoding uncharacterized protein has translation MSTLSNSSLLLPNKHLSSGFSSNKHYLGVAKLSFGQSCISKRTSSIVARYSNDERSSDVNAFIGGFVLGGLFVGTLGCIYAPQISKALAGTDKKELLKKLPNFIYDEEKALEKTRQKLAQKIAELNSAIDDVSSQLKSDDDEPVVNGVVPDETEALA, from the exons ATGTCTACGCTATCAAATTCATCGTTGCTTTTGCCCAATAAGCATTTATCATCTG GATTCTCTTCAAATAAACATTATCTGGGTGTCGCCAAATTATCGTTTGGGCAAAGCTGCATATCCAAGAGGACATCGTCTATCGTTGCACGATACAG TAATGATGAAAGATCAAGCGATGTGAATGCGTTCATTGGTGGGTTTGTTTTAGGAGGTTTGTTTGTGGGCACACTTGGCTGCATTTATGCCCCTCAG ATAAGCAAAGCGCTAGCTGGAACTGATAAAAAGGAGTTGTTGAAGAAGCTGCCCAATTTCATTTATGATGAAGAAAAAGCTTTGGAG AAAACGCGTCAAAAGTTAGCACAGAAAATAGCAGAGCTGAATTCTGCAATAGATGATGTATCATCTCAATTGAAATCAGATGATGATGAGCCCGTTGTTAATGGCGTTGTTCCCGATGAAACTGAAGCTCTTGCCTAA